Proteins co-encoded in one Candidatus Acidiferrales bacterium genomic window:
- a CDS encoding M28 family metallopeptidase has product MKHRSLRTSVYSWTITSAALIACLFSVAGATTPNDDKAEGNRWWNDVKYLASDDLKGRGTGSAGYQDAAGYVADKFYADGLKEAGTIRYFQPVQFESRQVDEGHSSVELVGGSNTTQLTLGNEVILRAGGDPAPKLDAGMVFVGYGMKVPEANYDDLAGLDLKGKIAVYLTGGPSTIKDPLRAHEESLGERWKALKEAGAIGIAVIPNPAEQEIAWNRIADNRLLASLELADAKLRRDRGIQIELTINPDDADEFLAGSSHTMAEILELAKAHQPLPKFPLKGEIRAAIALIQKPVESPNVAGVLEGSDAVLKGEYVVVSAHLDHLGVGAPVNGDDIYNGAMDNAAGVAALIQIANDFKKSGTKPKRSILFLAVCGEEEGELGSWYFANHPTVPAKDIVADINMDMFLPLFPLQYLQVQGLDESTLGDDIRAAGKEEGVDVIEDEQPEANRFIRSDQYSFIQRGIPALAFKFGYVKGSPQEKIFNDWVHTHYHQPSDDTNQKVDQEAAGKFCHLLYLLADRTADDAARPSWEPTSFFRRFAQNQ; this is encoded by the coding sequence ATGAAGCATAGATCGCTACGAACATCTGTTTATTCCTGGACGATAACATCTGCCGCGCTGATTGCATGCCTGTTCTCGGTTGCTGGCGCTACTACGCCGAATGATGACAAGGCAGAAGGGAATCGCTGGTGGAACGACGTGAAATATCTGGCCTCGGACGACTTGAAGGGCAGGGGAACTGGTAGCGCGGGATATCAGGACGCGGCCGGATACGTGGCGGACAAATTCTATGCGGACGGGCTCAAGGAAGCCGGGACGATTAGATATTTTCAGCCCGTGCAATTCGAGTCGCGGCAAGTCGATGAGGGACACTCATCGGTTGAGCTGGTTGGGGGTTCGAACACGACGCAACTAACGCTGGGCAACGAGGTAATTCTGCGCGCGGGGGGCGACCCGGCGCCTAAGCTCGATGCCGGAATGGTGTTCGTTGGATACGGGATGAAAGTTCCGGAAGCGAATTACGACGATCTGGCGGGACTGGATCTGAAAGGGAAAATCGCCGTGTACCTGACAGGCGGGCCTTCGACGATCAAAGACCCGCTGCGAGCGCATGAGGAATCGCTCGGAGAACGATGGAAAGCGCTGAAGGAGGCGGGCGCGATCGGGATTGCAGTGATTCCCAATCCAGCAGAGCAGGAAATTGCATGGAACAGGATTGCCGACAATCGGCTGCTGGCGTCACTGGAGCTGGCTGACGCAAAGCTTCGCCGCGATCGGGGAATCCAAATCGAACTGACGATCAATCCGGACGACGCGGATGAATTTCTCGCCGGTTCGAGCCACACGATGGCGGAAATCCTGGAGCTAGCGAAAGCGCACCAGCCGCTGCCAAAGTTTCCGTTGAAGGGAGAGATTCGAGCGGCAATCGCGTTGATCCAGAAGCCGGTCGAATCGCCAAACGTGGCGGGAGTGCTGGAAGGTTCGGATGCGGTGCTCAAGGGAGAATATGTCGTCGTCAGCGCGCATCTGGATCATCTGGGCGTGGGAGCGCCAGTGAACGGCGATGACATCTACAACGGAGCGATGGACAATGCCGCAGGCGTCGCGGCACTGATCCAGATTGCCAACGATTTCAAGAAGTCAGGGACGAAGCCGAAACGGTCGATTTTATTTCTTGCGGTGTGCGGCGAAGAAGAAGGCGAGCTGGGCTCTTGGTATTTCGCGAATCATCCGACTGTGCCAGCGAAAGACATCGTGGCGGACATCAACATGGATATGTTTTTGCCGCTGTTCCCGCTGCAGTACCTTCAGGTGCAGGGGCTCGATGAATCGACGCTCGGCGATGACATTCGGGCCGCTGGAAAAGAAGAGGGCGTGGACGTGATTGAAGACGAGCAGCCAGAGGCCAATCGCTTCATTCGCAGCGATCAGTACAGCTTCATTCAAAGAGGCATTCCGGCGCTGGCCTTCAAGTTCGGATACGTGAAAGGCTCACCGCAAGAGAAGATTTTCAACGATTGGGTTCACACGCACTATCACCAACCTTCCGACGATACCAACCAAAAAGTGGACCAGGAAGCGGCGGGGAAGTTCTGCCACTTGCTGTATCTGCTGGCGGATCGCACGGCAGATGACGCAGCGCGGCCATCGTGGGAGCCAACAAGCTTCTTCCGGCGATTTGCGCAAAACCAATAG